In Arthrobacter sp. B3I4, the following proteins share a genomic window:
- a CDS encoding polyphenol oxidase family protein encodes MFSWRAEVRPGVWVAFTDTAAGNLALHVGDDPAAVQQRRGRLAETAGLDSRGFRFMNQVHGNDVAVVCAAGEPAAGTEPGPAPTADALVAAGEPLAVLVADCVPVVLVGEGPADGAAPVFGAVHAGRPGMAAGVIPAAVARMRELGAVNIAAWIGPSICGQCYEVPESLRAEVAAVVPAAWCITAQGTPGLDLPAGVRSQLAAEGVAVEYSGGCTREDEKLFSYRRNKSTGRFAGLVWSADATEAPAPPAAPAAAEARR; translated from the coding sequence GTGTTCTCCTGGCGGGCTGAGGTGCGGCCCGGGGTCTGGGTCGCTTTCACGGACACTGCGGCAGGGAACCTGGCGCTCCATGTAGGGGACGACCCCGCGGCCGTGCAGCAACGCCGCGGGCGGCTCGCTGAGACGGCCGGGCTCGACTCCCGAGGTTTCCGGTTCATGAACCAGGTGCACGGCAACGACGTGGCCGTGGTCTGCGCAGCGGGGGAGCCCGCGGCCGGAACCGAGCCTGGCCCCGCCCCGACCGCAGACGCCCTGGTCGCAGCGGGAGAGCCGCTAGCGGTGCTGGTCGCGGACTGTGTGCCCGTCGTGCTGGTGGGCGAGGGCCCCGCGGACGGCGCGGCGCCGGTCTTCGGCGCTGTCCATGCCGGCCGGCCCGGAATGGCCGCCGGCGTCATTCCCGCCGCCGTCGCGCGTATGCGGGAGCTCGGCGCCGTGAACATCGCCGCCTGGATCGGGCCGTCCATCTGCGGGCAGTGCTACGAAGTCCCGGAATCGCTGCGCGCGGAAGTGGCCGCGGTTGTCCCCGCAGCCTGGTGCATCACCGCCCAGGGCACGCCGGGGCTGGACCTGCCCGCCGGGGTGCGCAGCCAGCTAGCGGCGGAGGGCGTGGCCGTGGAGTATTCCGGCGGCTGCACCAGGGAGGATGAAAAACTCTTCTCCTACCGCCGCAACAAGTCCACCGGCCGCTTCGCCGGCCTCGTCTGGTCCGCGGACGCGACCGAAGCCCCCGCACCCCCTGCAGCTCCCGCCGCTGCGGAGGCCCGCCGATGA
- a CDS encoding RluA family pseudouridine synthase, which translates to MSEPAPGVPAPRHFTVPAELGGTRVDAGLARLMDISRSQAATLIAEGNVSSNGKPVGKSLKLSAGAGLDVVVPDRRDPLEVVEEIVEGLKILLDDDEFVVVDKPVGVAAHPSPGWVGPTVVGGLAGAGYRISTSGSPERAGIVHRLDVGTSGVMVVAKTENAYTALKRAFKERTVDKVYHAVVQGLPDPLAGTIDAPIGRHPGHDWRFAVIEDGRDSVTHYEVLEAFGKASLVEVHLETGRTHQIRVHFSALRHPCAGDLTYGADPRLAATLGLTRQWLHARQLSFDHPRTGERVTVTSEYPQDLRYALEVLESGEA; encoded by the coding sequence ATGTCTGAGCCGGCACCGGGCGTACCGGCGCCCCGGCATTTCACCGTCCCGGCCGAGCTGGGCGGCACCCGGGTGGACGCCGGCCTGGCCAGGCTGATGGACATCTCCCGGTCGCAGGCGGCCACGCTGATTGCCGAGGGCAACGTCAGCAGCAACGGCAAACCGGTGGGCAAGTCATTGAAGCTCAGCGCCGGCGCCGGGCTCGACGTAGTCGTGCCGGACCGCCGGGACCCCCTGGAAGTCGTGGAGGAAATTGTGGAAGGCTTAAAGATCCTGCTCGACGACGACGAGTTCGTCGTCGTCGACAAACCCGTGGGCGTGGCCGCGCACCCGTCCCCGGGCTGGGTCGGGCCCACCGTTGTCGGCGGTCTGGCCGGCGCCGGATACCGGATCTCCACCTCCGGCTCGCCGGAACGGGCCGGCATCGTGCACCGGCTCGACGTCGGCACCTCCGGCGTCATGGTCGTCGCCAAGACCGAGAACGCCTACACGGCGCTCAAGCGGGCCTTCAAGGAACGAACCGTGGACAAGGTCTACCACGCCGTCGTGCAGGGCCTGCCCGACCCGCTGGCCGGCACCATCGACGCCCCGATCGGCCGACACCCCGGCCACGACTGGCGCTTCGCCGTGATCGAGGACGGCCGCGACTCGGTGACCCACTACGAGGTGCTCGAAGCGTTCGGCAAAGCCTCGCTGGTCGAAGTGCACCTGGAAACCGGCCGCACCCACCAGATCCGGGTGCACTTCTCCGCGCTGCGCCACCCGTGCGCCGGGGACCTGACCTACGGTGCCGATCCGCGGCTCGCCGCCACCCTGGGCCTGACCCGGCAATGGCTGCACGCCCGCCAGCTGTCCTTCGACCACCCCCGGACGGGGGAGCGGGTCACCGTGACCAGCGAGTACCCGCAGGACCTCCGGTACGCCCTTGAGGTGCTGGAGTCTGGGGAGGCGTAG
- a CDS encoding FtsQ-type POTRA domain-containing protein: MPSTRRPSYTPGPRGTGSGPASGRPSGGQPDVISASKSDSAASPAAGAAHSGATALGAGSPGRGNVLSFPEPKAKRRRRIVLSTVAVIAVVVAGILAAAVYSPWLAVRTVSVEGTRLLSTDQVTAALAPLQGKPLPQVSDEDVRALLQPLVQVKAVTSQARPPSTLQVHVIERVPVALLKQGASFQLVDPDGVQLGTTADPATVKLPVIDSGGGALPQELFHAITGVLGALPPDVLARLSDASAKSVDAVELRLVDGQTIVWGNAGEKELKARVLAALLKAPADPKNPVRTYDVSAPRHPVTRQ; encoded by the coding sequence ATGCCTAGCACGCGGCGGCCCAGCTACACCCCGGGCCCGCGCGGCACCGGCTCCGGGCCCGCCTCCGGGCGGCCTTCCGGCGGGCAGCCGGACGTGATCTCGGCGTCCAAGTCGGACTCCGCAGCCTCTCCGGCCGCGGGTGCGGCGCACTCCGGCGCCACCGCCCTGGGTGCAGGTTCTCCCGGGCGCGGCAACGTGCTGTCCTTCCCCGAGCCCAAAGCCAAACGCCGCCGCCGGATAGTGCTCAGCACGGTCGCGGTCATCGCCGTCGTGGTCGCGGGAATCCTTGCGGCAGCCGTGTACTCGCCGTGGCTGGCGGTCCGGACGGTCAGCGTCGAGGGCACCCGGCTGCTCAGCACCGACCAGGTCACCGCCGCGCTGGCGCCGCTGCAGGGCAAACCCCTGCCGCAGGTCAGCGACGAGGACGTACGCGCCTTGCTGCAGCCCCTCGTCCAAGTCAAAGCAGTGACCAGCCAGGCCCGCCCGCCGTCGACCCTGCAGGTGCACGTCATCGAGCGGGTTCCGGTGGCGCTGCTCAAGCAGGGCGCGTCCTTCCAGTTGGTGGACCCGGACGGCGTCCAGCTCGGTACCACCGCCGATCCCGCCACCGTCAAACTTCCGGTCATCGACAGCGGGGGAGGCGCACTGCCGCAGGAGCTCTTCCATGCCATCACCGGAGTCCTCGGGGCCCTGCCGCCGGACGTGCTCGCGCGGCTCTCCGACGCCTCCGCCAAGTCCGTCGACGCCGTCGAACTTAGGCTCGTGGACGGACAGACCATCGTGTGGGGCAACGCGGGGGAGAAGGAGCTCAAGGCAAGGGTGCTCGCGGCCCTGCTGAAGGCTCCGGCGGACCCGAAAAACCCGGTCCGGACCTATGACGTCAGCGCGCCCCGGCATCCGGTCACCAGACAGTGA
- a CDS encoding YggS family pyridoxal phosphate-dependent enzyme yields the protein MTAPAPDAGDPRLAQLQQRLGAVRERIGAAMAAAGRQDAAPQLIVVTKFHPAEDVTRLAALGVTDVGENRDQEAADKAARLADLRLRWHFIGQLQSNKAKSVVKYASAVHSVDRAQLVAALAKAVTGEQERTGRPDLDCFIQVGLDDGAGGHRGGALPSEVPALADQLAAANGLRLAGVMAVAPLGAAPEPAFEKLAAIAGRLRAGHPLATGISAGMSQDLEAAVRFGATHLRIGSDILGPRPALR from the coding sequence ATGACGGCCCCGGCGCCGGACGCGGGTGACCCGCGGTTGGCCCAGCTGCAGCAGCGGCTCGGCGCCGTGCGGGAGCGGATCGGCGCCGCCATGGCCGCCGCGGGACGGCAGGACGCCGCCCCGCAGCTGATCGTGGTCACCAAATTCCACCCCGCAGAGGATGTGACCCGGCTGGCCGCCCTCGGGGTCACCGACGTGGGCGAGAACCGGGACCAGGAAGCGGCGGACAAGGCTGCCCGGCTGGCTGACCTCCGACTGCGCTGGCACTTCATCGGCCAGCTGCAAAGCAACAAGGCCAAGTCCGTCGTGAAGTACGCCTCCGCGGTGCACTCAGTGGACCGGGCCCAGCTCGTCGCGGCCCTGGCGAAAGCCGTGACGGGGGAGCAGGAGCGCACGGGCCGGCCGGACCTGGACTGCTTCATCCAGGTGGGCCTCGACGACGGCGCCGGCGGGCACCGCGGCGGTGCCCTGCCCTCCGAGGTCCCGGCCCTGGCCGACCAGCTCGCCGCCGCCAACGGGCTCCGGCTTGCCGGCGTCATGGCGGTGGCACCGCTGGGGGCCGCTCCCGAACCGGCGTTCGAAAAACTCGCAGCCATTGCGGGCAGGCTCCGGGCCGGCCACCCCCTGGCGACGGGGATCTCCGCAGGAATGAGCCAGGACCTGGAAGCTGCCGTCCGTTTCGGGGCGACACACCTTCGCATTGGCTCCGATATTCTCGGCCCGCGCCCGGCGTTGCGGTAG
- the murG gene encoding undecaprenyldiphospho-muramoylpentapeptide beta-N-acetylglucosaminyltransferase encodes MKTESSLSVVLAGGGTAGHISPLLAIANAVQEVRPDARLLAVGTPGGMEARLVPAAGLELATVSRVPFPRKPSLELLRLPGKLAGAVRQAGTILDGARADVLVGVGGYVCTPLYLAAWRRRIPIVVHEANTRAGLANRVGARLSRHVAVAFAATRIRGARHVGMPMRREISNLDRAAARSAARTALGLAQDTPTLIVTGGSSGAQSINRAVAASVAALAEAGIQTLHITGRGKTVHDANGVLLAAPGYRQVEYVDGMELAYAAADLLLARSGAATVCEVAAVGLPAVFVPLPIGNGEQALNADGLVNAGAALVVDDAGFDAGWVSANIIPLLGDSARLDRMAAAAEQLGIRDADRRMAALVLEAAASGAGHRTRSGLSNSEPEQ; translated from the coding sequence ATGAAGACCGAATCGTCCCTGTCCGTCGTGCTCGCCGGCGGCGGCACCGCCGGGCACATCAGCCCGCTGCTGGCCATCGCCAATGCCGTCCAGGAGGTCCGCCCCGACGCGCGGCTGCTTGCCGTGGGAACCCCCGGCGGCATGGAGGCCCGGCTGGTTCCTGCCGCCGGGCTGGAGCTCGCCACCGTCAGCCGGGTACCGTTTCCGCGCAAGCCGTCACTGGAACTGCTGCGGCTGCCCGGCAAGCTTGCCGGCGCGGTGCGGCAGGCCGGGACCATTCTGGACGGGGCCCGGGCGGACGTCTTGGTCGGTGTCGGCGGGTACGTCTGCACCCCGCTCTATCTGGCCGCCTGGCGCCGCAGAATCCCGATCGTGGTGCATGAGGCCAACACCCGGGCAGGGCTCGCGAACCGCGTCGGTGCCCGGCTGAGCCGGCACGTGGCGGTGGCGTTCGCGGCCACCCGGATCCGGGGAGCGCGGCACGTCGGCATGCCGATGCGGCGCGAGATCTCCAACCTGGACCGGGCGGCGGCCCGCTCCGCCGCACGCACCGCCCTCGGGCTGGCGCAGGATACGCCCACCCTGATCGTCACCGGCGGCTCGTCCGGGGCGCAAAGCATCAACCGCGCGGTCGCCGCCTCCGTGGCAGCCCTCGCCGAGGCGGGGATCCAGACCCTGCACATCACCGGGCGGGGCAAGACCGTCCATGACGCCAACGGCGTTTTACTCGCCGCGCCGGGCTACCGCCAGGTCGAATACGTCGACGGCATGGAACTGGCCTACGCCGCGGCCGACCTGCTGCTGGCACGCTCGGGCGCTGCCACCGTCTGCGAGGTTGCCGCCGTCGGTCTCCCGGCAGTCTTCGTCCCGCTGCCGATCGGCAACGGCGAACAGGCCCTCAACGCCGACGGCCTGGTCAACGCCGGCGCCGCGCTGGTAGTCGATGACGCCGGCTTCGACGCCGGCTGGGTCAGCGCGAACATCATTCCGCTGCTGGGCGACAGCGCCCGGCTGGACCGGATGGCCGCCGCCGCCGAACAGCTCGGCATCCGCGACGCCGACCGGCGGATGGCCGCCCTGGTCCTCGAGGCCGCGGCCTCCGGCGCCGGGCACCGAACGCGCAGCGGCCTTTCCAACAGCGAGCCCGAGCAGTGA
- the murC gene encoding UDP-N-acetylmuramate--L-alanine ligase, protein MSQTQHDTPPAARTQDSLGRVHFIGIGGVGMSAVARVMVARGLPVSGSDAKDLPVMAELAAAGARIAVGYDATNVGDAQTVVAGSAIRPDNPELAAARAAGLPVLHRSEALAAIMGQDTAIAVAGTHGKSTTTSMITVLLQGAGLDPSFAIGANVPALGVNAASGTSPVFVAEADESDGSFLNYRPQIAVVTNVEPDHLDHYGTAEAVYESFDRFAALLPADGLLVACADDDGARALALRARERATTRVVLYGTSADADIILHDGGPGDVWISTPAGRFAVELQVPGRHNALNAAAAFAVALDLGIAPGTAAGALAAFSGASRRFEFKGAGRGVRVYDDYAHHPTEVRAALAAARSVAGEHRVHVLFQPHLFSRTREFAQEFAEALNTADTALVLDIYPAREDPIPGVTSLLIADHLGPRGRLAGPGEEAVRAVLDAAAPGDIVLTAGAGDVTAYGPLIVQALAAEAPDA, encoded by the coding sequence ATGTCCCAGACCCAGCACGACACCCCGCCGGCGGCCCGCACCCAGGACTCGCTGGGACGGGTGCACTTCATCGGCATCGGCGGCGTAGGCATGTCGGCCGTCGCGCGCGTCATGGTGGCCCGCGGCCTGCCCGTGAGCGGCTCCGACGCGAAGGATCTGCCGGTCATGGCGGAGCTCGCCGCGGCCGGCGCCCGGATCGCCGTCGGCTACGACGCCACCAATGTGGGGGACGCCCAGACCGTCGTGGCGGGCTCGGCCATCCGGCCGGACAACCCGGAGCTGGCCGCGGCCCGCGCCGCCGGACTGCCGGTGCTGCACCGCTCCGAAGCGCTGGCCGCCATCATGGGGCAGGACACCGCCATCGCGGTGGCAGGCACCCACGGCAAATCCACCACAACGTCCATGATTACCGTGCTCCTGCAGGGCGCCGGGCTGGACCCGTCCTTCGCCATCGGCGCCAACGTCCCGGCCCTGGGCGTGAACGCAGCCTCCGGGACCTCTCCGGTCTTCGTCGCGGAGGCTGACGAATCGGACGGGTCGTTCCTGAACTACCGCCCGCAGATCGCCGTCGTGACCAACGTTGAACCGGACCACTTGGATCACTACGGCACCGCAGAAGCGGTCTACGAGTCTTTCGACCGCTTCGCCGCCCTGCTCCCCGCGGACGGCCTGCTGGTCGCCTGCGCGGACGACGACGGCGCCCGCGCCCTGGCGCTGCGCGCCCGGGAACGCGCCACTACACGGGTTGTCCTCTACGGCACGTCGGCAGACGCCGACATCATCCTGCACGACGGCGGGCCCGGCGACGTCTGGATCTCCACCCCGGCAGGACGCTTCGCCGTCGAACTCCAGGTCCCGGGCCGGCACAACGCGCTGAACGCGGCCGCGGCCTTCGCCGTGGCGCTGGACCTCGGGATCGCTCCCGGGACTGCCGCCGGCGCCCTCGCCGCCTTCTCCGGAGCCTCCCGCCGCTTCGAATTCAAGGGTGCGGGCCGCGGCGTGCGGGTCTACGACGACTACGCCCACCATCCCACCGAGGTGCGGGCGGCCCTCGCCGCGGCCCGCTCGGTCGCCGGTGAGCACCGGGTCCACGTCCTGTTCCAGCCGCATCTGTTTTCACGGACCCGGGAATTCGCGCAGGAGTTCGCCGAAGCGCTCAACACCGCCGACACGGCCCTGGTGCTGGACATCTACCCGGCCAGGGAAGACCCCATCCCGGGCGTCACCAGCCTGCTGATTGCGGACCACCTCGGCCCCCGCGGGCGGCTCGCCGGCCCGGGCGAGGAAGCCGTCCGGGCGGTGCTTGACGCCGCCGCGCCGGGGGACATTGTGCTCACCGCCGGCGCCGGCGACGTCACCGCCTACGGCCCGCTCATTGTCCAGGCACTCGCCGCGGAGGCTCCGGATGCCTAG
- a CDS encoding YggT family protein, whose protein sequence is MGIVFGLVYIALLLFFVALIVRLVFDWVQMFAHSWRPRGAALVAAHAVYSITDKPLKLLRRLLPPLRLGGISLDLAFLVLFLAVSIAMGLARSFTYAQPIAS, encoded by the coding sequence ATGGGAATCGTTTTCGGACTCGTCTACATCGCGCTGCTGCTCTTCTTCGTCGCCCTGATCGTCCGGCTGGTCTTTGACTGGGTCCAGATGTTCGCGCACAGTTGGCGTCCGCGCGGCGCGGCCCTCGTCGCTGCGCACGCTGTCTACTCCATCACCGACAAGCCCCTCAAACTCCTCCGCCGGCTCCTGCCGCCGCTGCGGCTCGGCGGGATTTCGCTGGACCTCGCATTTCTGGTGCTCTTCCTGGCCGTCTCGATTGCCATGGGCCTCGCCAGATCCTTCACCTACGCGCAGCCCATCGCTTCGTAG
- a CDS encoding DivIVA domain-containing protein: protein MALTPEDVVNKRFQPTKFREGYDQDEVDDFLDEIVVELRRLNQENDELRKKLAEAGSGTAASSAAGAPVVEKVPAPVKAEKDDRAKAEAEAKAAEVAKKKEAEQAPAPAAAAPAAPVAASASAESAAGLLAMAQQMHDKHVADGEQQRDKIIAEAQIEASSLVNDAQEKSRKILGALEQQRSVLERKVEQLRGFERDYRSRLKAYIEGQLRDLDARGSVAAPEVEAN, encoded by the coding sequence ATGGCTTTGACGCCAGAAGACGTTGTCAACAAGCGCTTTCAGCCGACCAAGTTCCGTGAAGGCTACGACCAGGACGAGGTTGATGACTTCCTGGACGAGATCGTCGTCGAACTGCGACGCCTGAACCAGGAAAACGACGAGCTGCGCAAGAAGCTCGCCGAAGCCGGTTCCGGCACGGCCGCCAGCTCCGCTGCTGGTGCTCCCGTCGTGGAGAAGGTCCCGGCACCCGTCAAGGCCGAAAAGGACGACCGCGCCAAGGCAGAAGCCGAGGCCAAGGCCGCCGAAGTCGCCAAGAAGAAGGAAGCCGAGCAGGCGCCGGCCCCGGCTGCAGCAGCCCCGGCCGCCCCCGTCGCCGCCTCCGCCTCCGCCGAGTCCGCGGCAGGCCTGCTGGCCATGGCGCAGCAGATGCACGACAAGCACGTCGCCGACGGCGAGCAGCAGCGCGACAAGATCATCGCCGAAGCGCAGATCGAAGCCAGCAGCCTCGTCAACGACGCACAGGAAAAATCCCGCAAGATCCTCGGTGCCCTCGAGCAGCAGCGCTCGGTGCTGGAACGCAAGGTCGAGCAGCTGCGCGGCTTCGAGCGCGACTACCGGTCCCGCCTCAAGGCCTACATCGAAGGCCAGCTGCGCGACCTGGATGCCCGCGGTTCGGTGGCGGCCCCCGAGGTCGAAGCCAACTAG
- a CDS encoding cell division protein SepF, which translates to MAGALRKTMIYLGLADGDEHYESDHHTPHKDEDETMEHDREERRAPAPVREAPREEPSAAEEEYRAPVTPIKRAAASREESTGLRQITTIHPRSYNDAKLIGESFRDGIPVIMNVTDMGEADAKRLVDFSAGLVFGLRGSIERVTNKVFLLSPSYVEVIGDDKKISETQASFFNQS; encoded by the coding sequence ATGGCTGGCGCTCTGCGCAAGACAATGATCTATCTTGGGCTCGCTGATGGCGACGAACACTACGAGTCCGACCATCACACACCGCACAAGGACGAGGACGAAACCATGGAGCACGACCGCGAGGAGCGCCGCGCGCCGGCCCCCGTCCGGGAGGCGCCGCGGGAAGAACCCTCCGCCGCTGAAGAGGAATACCGCGCACCCGTGACACCCATCAAGCGAGCGGCTGCAAGCCGCGAAGAATCCACCGGCCTCCGGCAGATCACCACGATCCACCCCCGGTCCTACAACGATGCCAAGCTGATCGGTGAAAGCTTCCGTGACGGTATCCCCGTCATCATGAACGTCACCGATATGGGCGAAGCGGACGCCAAACGCCTGGTCGATTTCTCCGCCGGCCTCGTGTTCGGCCTGCGCGGCAGCATCGAGCGGGTGACCAACAAGGTCTTCCTGCTCTCGCCGTCGTATGTCGAAGTGATCGGCGATGACAAGAAGATCAGCGAGACGCAGGCAAGCTTCTTCAACCAAAGCTAG
- the ftsZ gene encoding cell division protein FtsZ, whose amino-acid sequence MAAPQNYLAVIKVVGIGGGGVNAVNRMIEVGLRGVEFIAINTDAQALLMSDADVKLDVGRELTRGLGAGANPEVGRQAAEDHADEIEEVIRGADMVFVTAGEGGGTGTGGAPVVARIARSLGALTIGVVTRPFTFEGRRRAGSAEAGIDALRDEVDTLIVIPNDRLLSISDRNVSVLDAFRSADQVLLSGVQGITDLITTPGLINLDFADVKSVMQGAGSALMGIGSARGEDRAVKAAELAIASPLLEASIDGAHGVLLSIQGGSDLGLFEINEAARLVQEVAHPEANIIFGAVIDDALGDEARVTVIAAGFDDVKATSPSMDQSQPAPARPAAPAPAPAQAPASAQVQPLHAGVGASGLSNWGQQRPSAVPADSGFDVDLPSVVEPDLSGRHSDDLDVPDFLK is encoded by the coding sequence GTGGCAGCTCCGCAGAATTACTTGGCCGTCATCAAGGTCGTCGGCATCGGCGGCGGTGGCGTGAACGCAGTCAACCGCATGATTGAGGTCGGCCTTCGCGGCGTCGAATTCATCGCCATCAACACCGACGCGCAGGCGCTGTTGATGTCAGACGCCGACGTCAAGCTCGATGTTGGCCGAGAGCTGACCCGCGGCCTGGGAGCCGGTGCGAATCCTGAGGTCGGCCGGCAGGCTGCGGAGGACCACGCCGACGAGATCGAAGAGGTGATCCGCGGCGCCGACATGGTGTTCGTTACCGCCGGTGAGGGTGGCGGCACCGGTACCGGCGGCGCGCCCGTCGTGGCACGCATCGCCCGCTCGCTCGGTGCCCTGACAATCGGCGTCGTTACCCGCCCCTTCACCTTCGAGGGACGCCGCCGCGCCGGTTCCGCCGAAGCCGGCATCGACGCGCTCCGCGACGAGGTCGACACCCTGATCGTCATCCCGAACGACCGGCTGCTCTCGATCAGCGACCGCAACGTCTCGGTGCTGGACGCCTTCCGCTCCGCCGACCAGGTGCTGCTCTCCGGCGTGCAAGGCATCACCGACCTGATCACCACACCGGGCCTGATCAACCTTGACTTCGCCGACGTCAAGTCCGTGATGCAGGGCGCCGGCTCGGCCCTGATGGGTATCGGTTCGGCGCGCGGTGAAGACCGCGCGGTCAAGGCCGCCGAGCTGGCGATCGCCTCGCCGCTGCTGGAAGCGTCCATCGACGGCGCCCACGGCGTGCTGCTTTCCATCCAGGGCGGCTCGGACTTGGGCCTGTTTGAGATCAATGAGGCCGCGCGCCTGGTTCAGGAGGTCGCGCACCCGGAGGCCAACATCATCTTCGGTGCCGTGATCGACGACGCCCTGGGCGACGAAGCCCGCGTCACCGTGATCGCGGCCGGGTTCGACGACGTCAAGGCCACTTCGCCGTCGATGGACCAGTCGCAGCCCGCACCGGCGCGGCCCGCAGCCCCGGCTCCCGCCCCGGCTCAGGCCCCTGCCTCCGCGCAGGTCCAGCCCCTGCATGCCGGCGTCGGCGCCTCCGGGCTGAGCAACTGGGGCCAGCAGCGGCCCTCCGCCGTGCCCGCCGACTCGGGTTTCGACGTCGACCTGCCCTCGGTGGTCGAGCCGGACCTCTCCGGCCGCCACTCCGACGATCTGGATGTCCCCGACTTCCTGAAGTAG
- the lspA gene encoding signal peptidase II produces MTDAPTPDAARPTDAAQPSDAPTPDAGPPADAAQPAAATQLAPRRPRRALLLSVFVGFAAFAYIFDQLSKLWVTATMTEGERIPVLPPLLHWYYIRNSGAAFSIGENVTWVFTIIIASVSIAILLQLRKLGSAWWALALGLLLGGALGNLTDRLFREPSFAMGHVVDFIQLPNFAIFNIADSAVVSSVVIICLLTLRGIGLDGSRQHPHSGAAGAGTPAQEAKAPGAKAPEPQAQEAKAQGPKAQGPNV; encoded by the coding sequence ATGACTGACGCCCCAACCCCAGATGCCGCCCGGCCCACGGACGCCGCGCAGCCCTCTGATGCACCAACCCCGGACGCCGGTCCGCCCGCGGACGCCGCACAGCCCGCTGCCGCCACACAACTGGCGCCGCGCAGGCCGCGGCGCGCACTGCTGCTGTCCGTGTTTGTCGGATTCGCCGCGTTCGCCTACATCTTCGACCAGCTGAGCAAGCTCTGGGTCACCGCGACCATGACCGAGGGGGAACGGATCCCGGTGCTGCCGCCGCTGCTGCACTGGTACTACATCCGCAATTCCGGAGCCGCCTTCTCGATCGGGGAGAACGTCACCTGGGTCTTCACCATCATCATTGCGTCGGTCTCCATCGCGATCCTGCTGCAGCTGCGCAAGCTGGGTTCGGCCTGGTGGGCGCTGGCGCTGGGGCTGCTGCTCGGCGGCGCGCTGGGCAACCTGACCGACCGGCTGTTCCGGGAGCCGTCGTTCGCCATGGGCCACGTCGTGGACTTCATCCAGCTGCCGAATTTCGCGATCTTCAACATCGCCGACTCGGCCGTCGTGTCCTCGGTGGTCATCATCTGCCTGCTGACGCTGCGCGGCATCGGTCTCGACGGCTCGCGCCAGCACCCGCACTCCGGCGCGGCCGGCGCCGGAACGCCGGCGCAGGAAGCAAAAGCCCCGGGCGCGAAAGCCCCGGAACCACAAGCGCAGGAAGCAAAAGCCCAGGGACCAAAAGCGCAGGGACCGAATGTCTGA